One genomic region from Clostridium saccharobutylicum DSM 13864 encodes:
- a CDS encoding pyridoxamine 5'-phosphate oxidase family protein, whose protein sequence is MDKALEFLKDCGTFYLATNEGDQPRVRPFGAVFEYEHKLYIVTNNTKKCFKQMLQNPKVEISGMNKKGQWIRLSGEVANDDRREVKELALETIPVLKSMYNINDGIFAVLYFTKGTATISSFTGEPETFSL, encoded by the coding sequence ATGGATAAAGCTTTAGAATTCTTAAAAGATTGTGGTACTTTTTACCTAGCAACTAATGAAGGTGATCAACCAAGGGTAAGACCATTTGGTGCTGTCTTTGAATATGAACACAAATTATATATCGTAACAAACAATACTAAAAAATGTTTCAAACAAATGCTTCAAAATCCAAAAGTTGAAATCAGTGGGATGAACAAAAAAGGTCAATGGATTCGTCTTAGTGGTGAGGTAGCAAACGATGATAGACGTGAAGTAAAAGAACTTGCACTTGAAACTATTCCAGTTTTAAAATCTATGTATAACATTAATGATGGTATTTTTGCTGTTCTTTATTTTACAAAAGGTACTGCCACTATTTCTTCATTTACAGGAGAACCTGAAACATTCTCATTATAA
- a CDS encoding dihydrofolate reductase has product MLSIIVAIAKNNVIGKDNKLIWHISEDLKRFKSITSGKSMIMGRKTFESLPGILPNREHIILTRDKNFKVDSDKVKVVNDLDTLIEKYSNCEDEVFVIGGAEIYKQLLPYAHKLYLTKIDTDFEGDTYFPQINYDEFKSEFTSEKFTDEKNGLNYTFINLIRK; this is encoded by the coding sequence ATGCTATCAATAATTGTTGCAATTGCCAAAAACAATGTTATTGGAAAAGACAATAAGTTAATATGGCACATCTCAGAAGATTTAAAAAGATTTAAAAGCATAACGTCTGGAAAATCAATGATTATGGGACGGAAAACTTTTGAATCACTTCCTGGAATCTTACCAAATAGAGAACATATAATTTTAACTAGAGACAAAAACTTTAAAGTTGACTCTGATAAAGTGAAAGTAGTTAATGATTTAGATACTCTTATTGAAAAATATTCAAACTGCGAAGATGAAGTTTTTGTAATTGGAGGGGCTGAAATTTATAAACAACTTTTACCTTATGCTCATAAATTGTATCTAACAAAAATAGATACTGATTTTGAAGGAGATACATATTTTCCACAAATTAATTACGATGAATTTAAATCAGAATTTACTTCTGAGAAATTTACTGATGAAAAAAACGGATTAAATTACACATTTATAAATTTAATAAGAAAGTAA
- a CDS encoding winged helix-turn-helix transcriptional regulator, protein MEDNNELFGKCPYFTAQKVFSGKWSILIIYHLSEGTLRYGELQRKMDNITQATLTKQLRMLEDYGLVSRKIYSEIPPKVEYSLTELGVDFIPVLEQFKVWGDKYIETINTKSHN, encoded by the coding sequence ATGGAAGATAATAATGAGTTATTTGGAAAATGTCCATACTTTACAGCTCAAAAAGTATTCTCAGGTAAATGGTCTATATTGATAATTTATCATTTGAGTGAGGGGACTTTGAGGTATGGAGAACTTCAGAGGAAAATGGATAATATTACACAAGCTACGTTAACAAAACAATTAAGAATGCTTGAAGATTATGGGTTGGTTAGTCGTAAAATTTATTCAGAGATACCACCTAAAGTTGAGTATTCTTTGACGGAATTGGGAGTAGACTTTATTCCAGTGCTTGAACAGTTTAAAGTCTGGGGAGATAAATATATTGAAACAATAAATACTAAAAGCCACAATTGA